A genomic stretch from Chroococcidiopsis sp. SAG 2025 includes:
- a CDS encoding DUF928 domain-containing protein codes for MKLGQPGITKFEIPKERPLKLQEGEEYRLTLSIICNSKRPSKNPYVQVDFKYVSASPALQKQLQANSGNRAKIYAKAGIWYDALAASYQSTISPARNEPSSESNFFAHLLQQIGTSPEVMEQAKHRVSENIIVLR; via the coding sequence TTGAAACTAGGGCAACCAGGGATCACAAAATTCGAGATTCCTAAAGAACGTCCTTTAAAGCTGCAAGAAGGGGAAGAATATCGCTTGACGCTTTCAATTATTTGCAATTCCAAGCGCCCGTCTAAAAATCCATACGTGCAAGTCGATTTCAAGTACGTCTCTGCTTCCCCAGCTTTACAGAAGCAACTGCAAGCAAATTCAGGCAACCGAGCGAAAATTTATGCTAAAGCCGGGATATGGTACGACGCGCTTGCCGCTAGCTATCAAAGCACCATTTCACCCGCTCGAAACGAGCCGTCGTCTGAATCGAATTTTTTCGCACATCTCCTACAGCAGATCGGAACTAGTCCAGAAGTTATGGAACAGGCCAAGCATCGAGTTTCAGAAAATATCATCGTCCTGAGATAA